Part of the Mycolicibacterium mageritense genome is shown below.
ACGGTCAACCGCATGCTGGCCCGCCGCTATGTCGCGACTCAGCGGCGCAAGGGCAGGTTCGCCAATTCGGTACTCGCGGTCGGGCATCTCAGTTCGGCCCGGGCGCTGGTCAAGTCGCTGGCCCGGCAACCGGAGGACGGCTACCGGGTCGTCGGGGTGTGCGTGCCCGGCGGCAACGGTGTGCAGATCCCAGCGGTCGAGGGCATCCCCACATATCAACACGAGGGCGACATCATCGGCGCGGTGCTCAGTTCGGGTGCCGACACCGTGGCGCTCACGTCGGGGCACCTGGATCCCGACGAGATCCGCGATCTGTCCTGGCAATTGGAGAAACTCGACGTCGACCTGCTGGTATCGCCGGGCATCGTCGACGTGGCCGGCCCGCGGCTGATGGTGCGCCCGGTCGGTGGCCTGCCGCTGATCCATCTGGACAAGCCGCAGTACGAAGGTGCGAAACGTTTCCAGAAGCGCGCATTCGACGTGTGCTTCGCGGCGCTGGCATTGCTCGCCGTCGCACCGGTGATGCTGGTTGCCGCGCTGGCCATCAAGCTCACCAGCCGCGGCCCGGTGTTCTATCGGTCCGAACGCATCGGGCTGGACGGGCAACCGTTCGAGATGATCAAGTTCCGCAGCATGGTGGTCGACGCTGACCGGCGGGTGGCCGAGTTGGCGGCCCAATCCGATGGCAACGGTGTGCTTTTCAAGATGCGGCGAGATCCACGCGTCACCCCGGTCGGCCGGTGGATGCGCCGCTACAGCATCGACGAGCTGCCGCAGTTCATCAATGTGCTGCGTCGCGAGATGAGTATCGTCGGGCCGCGCCCCCCGCTGCCGACCGAGGTCGACCGCTACGATCACCAGGTCCGGCGGCGCATGCTGGTGCCGCCAGGTATCACCGGCCTCTGGCAGGTCAGCGGCCGCTCGGACCTGTCGTGGGAGGACTCGGTTCGCCTGGATCTCTCGTACGTCGAAAACTGGTCCATGGTGGGCGATCTCGTGATCGTCGCGAGCACCGTCAAGGCTGTCGTACTGGGTTCGGGTGCATACTGAACACGCCATGACCACGGATCGTTCGTTTGCGCAGTCCAACCGCGTGCAAGCGCGGTTGCACGACGTCGTCCCCGGCGGCGCGCACACCTACGCACGTGGTTCGGATCAGTACCCGGAGAACATGTCTCCCGTCCTGGTTCGCGGCGCGGGATGTCACGTGTGGGATGCCGACGGGAACGAATACGTCGAGTACGGGATGGGTTTGCGCGCGGTGACTTTGGGGCACGGGTATCCACCTGTGACCGAGGCCGTGCGGGCCGCGATCACCGACGGTGTCAGCTTCAGCAGGCCCACCGTGCACGAACTTGCGGCCGCTGAGGACTTCCTGCGCCTGGTGCCCGGCGCGGACATGGTCAAATTTGCGAAGAACGGGTCGGACGTGACCACCGCCGCGGTGCGGCTGGCCCGCGCCGTCACGGGCCGCGTCAAGGTCGCCATCTGCGACCAGCCGTTCTTCTCGACCGACGACTGGTTCATCGGGACCACCGCGATGTCGGCCGGGATCCCCGACCACGCGGTCCGCGACACCGTGCGGTTCGCGTACAACGACGTGACGTCGCTCGCGGACGTGTTGGCGGGCAACGATGTTGCGTGCGTCGTCATGGAGGCCGCGACCGCGACCGCCGAGCCGCACCCCGGGTACCTCGAGGAGGTGCGTCGGCTGTGTGACCGGACCGGAACCCTGCTGGTGTTCGACGAGATGATCACGGGCTTCCGGTGGTCGGCGGGCGGGGCCCAGGCGGTATACGGCGTCACGCCAGATCTGTCGTGCTGGGGCAAGGCGATGGGCAACGGCTTTCCGTTGTCGGCACTGGCCGGTCGGCGAGAGTTCATGGAACTGGGCGGGTTACGGACCGACCGGGACCGCGTGTTCCTGCTGTCCACCACGCACGGCCCGGAGACGTCGTCGTTGGCGGCGTTTCGGGCCGTGGTGCGGGCCTACACCGAGGCGGCCCCGGGAGACGATCCCGTGGCGCGGATGGAACGCGCCGGGCGGCTGCTGGCCGACGGTGTCACGAGATCGGCTGCCGAACACGGCCTTTCGCAGTACGTGCAGGTCGTGGGGCGGCCGTCGTGCCTGGTGTTCGTCACGCGGGACGCCGATCAGGTGCCTTCTCAGGCGTTCCGGACGTTGTTCCTGCAGGAGCTGCTGCACCGCGGTGTGCTCGGGCAGTCGTTCGTCACCTCCGCGGCGCATACCGAGGCCGACGTGGCGTACACGATCGACGCGGTCGACGGGGCGCTGGACATGTACTGCAAGGCGATCGACCAGCGGTCGGTGGCCGGACTGTTGGCGGGCCGGCCGGTGGCGCCCGCCGTCAGGAGGTCGGCAGCACCGCGGAACCTTCCCGCGTTCGAGAGTGGTCCGCGGCAGGGATGAAAGCATCACGGACCGGTCGAGTGTCGAGATCGTTGACGCCGCGCACCAGTAACAACATCGAGATGAACGCCAGGACCGGCCACAGCTGCCACACCCAGTGCGCGTCGAGGCGTGACTGCTGGAACCAATACAGCGTGATGATGACGGCCCAGGTTCCGCTCGACACGTAGAACCGGGCATCGTCATGCGTCGGCCAGTTGGGGTGCCTGCGCAACCTCAACCGCCATATGGCCAGCGCCGCCACCGTGGTTATGACGGCGATCGTGGAGTCCATCGCGTCCAATGTAAGCCACGGACGTGCGCTGAGGCGGCTGAACGACGCCCGCTCACCGCCCGTCGAGCAGCTCCAGCAGGTACCCGCCGTAGCCGGACTTCATCAGAGTGTGGGCCCGTTCGGCGAGCTGCTCGTCGTCGATGAAACCCATCCGCCAGGCCACCTCCTCGGGGACACCGACCTTGAGCCCCTGCCTGCGTTCGATGGTGCGGACGTAGTCGGCGGCATCGAGCAGCGAGTCGAATGTCCCGGTGTCCAGCCACGCGGTACCGCGGGCCATGACGCTGACGCTCAGCCGGCCCTGGTCGAGGTAGGCCTGGTTGACCTCGGTGATCTCGTACTCGCCGCGCGCGGACGGCCGGAGGGTTCGCGCGATCTCCACGACGTCGTTGTCGTAGAAATAGAGCCCGGGTATCGCGTAGTGCGACTTGGGCTCTGCGGGTTTCTCCTCGAGGGACAACGCGGTCCCGTCGGCGTCGAACTCGACCACGCCGTAGGCGGACGGATCCGCCACCCAGTACGCGAAAATCGCCGCGCCGTCGAGGTTTTGGAACCTGCGCAGGCTCGTGCCCAAACCCGGCCCGTGGAACAGATTGTCCCCGAGCACGAGTGCCACATTGTCGGTGCCGATGTGGTCGGCACCCAGGATGAACGCCTGGGCCAGCCCGTCGGGGCGCGGCTGCACCACGTAACTGAGGTTGATGCCCAGCGCGGTTCCGTCGCCGAGCAGCCGCCGGAACGCAGGCGCGTCCTGTTCGGTGCTGATCAGCAGGATGTCCCGGATGCCGGCCATCATGAGCGTCGACAGCGGATAGTGGATCAGCGGCTTGTCGTACACCGGCAGCAGCTGCTTGCTGACCCCGAGCGTGATGGGGTGCAGCCGGGTTCCCGAGCCGCCCGCCAGGATGATGCCGCGCATCATCGGCTGTGCGCCGGGACGCGGCGGCGCAGGTCGTCGACGAAGGCGCGGGTGTCCTCCCACGTCGGCAACAGGCCCGCCGCGCGGGCTTCTTCGAGAGTCTGTGCGGCGGCATCGCGCTCGGACAGGATGATCGGATGCTCCGCGGGCCAGTCGATGCCCAGTGAGGTGGCCAGGATGGTGTGTTCGCGGTTGGGCGCGTACCCGGCGGAGCACAGGTACATGACGGTCGAATCGTCTTCGAGGGCAAGGAATCCGTGTGCCAGCCCTTCGGACAGGTACACCGATCGATGGCTGCGATCGTCGAGGAGCACCGAATCCCATTGACCGAACGTGGGGGAGCCGACCCTGATGTCGACGACCACGTCGAACACCGCGCCGCGCACGCATGTCACGTATTTGGCCTGGCTGGGCGGAAGTTCGGCGAAATGCATGCCACGCAGCACCCCGGCTGCCGACACCGAGCAGTTGGCCTGCCGCAGCTCGAACCTGTGGCCGGCGAACGCCTCGAAGCCGGCTTGCGTGAACCACTCGAACAGGTAGCCACGGTCGTCGGTGTGCAGGCGTGGCGTGATCTCCCAGGCGCCCGGCACCGAGAGTTCGCGTGCGGTCACTGGCTGCGCTCCGCGTATCGGGCCTCGACGGCGTCTTTGAGTGGGCCCCACCAGGATTCGTTGGCGCGGTACCACTCGATGGTGGCGCGCAGGCCGTCCTCGAAGTCGATGTGCTCAGGCTTCCAGCCCAGCTCGTCGGTGAGTGCGGACGGGTCGATCGCATAGCGCAGATCGTGGCCCGCGCGGTCGGTGACGTGATCGAAGTCGTCGGGATCGCGGTCCATCAGGGTCAGGATGGTGCGGAGCACGTTCAGATTGTCCCGTTCGTTGTCGGC
Proteins encoded:
- the rfbA gene encoding glucose-1-phosphate thymidylyltransferase RfbA; this translates as MRGIILAGGSGTRLHPITLGVSKQLLPVYDKPLIHYPLSTLMMAGIRDILLISTEQDAPAFRRLLGDGTALGINLSYVVQPRPDGLAQAFILGADHIGTDNVALVLGDNLFHGPGLGTSLRRFQNLDGAAIFAYWVADPSAYGVVEFDADGTALSLEEKPAEPKSHYAIPGLYFYDNDVVEIARTLRPSARGEYEITEVNQAYLDQGRLSVSVMARGTAWLDTGTFDSLLDAADYVRTIERRQGLKVGVPEEVAWRMGFIDDEQLAERAHTLMKSGYGGYLLELLDGR
- the rfbC gene encoding dTDP-4-dehydrorhamnose 3,5-epimerase; this encodes MTARELSVPGAWEITPRLHTDDRGYLFEWFTQAGFEAFAGHRFELRQANCSVSAAGVLRGMHFAELPPSQAKYVTCVRGAVFDVVVDIRVGSPTFGQWDSVLLDDRSHRSVYLSEGLAHGFLALEDDSTVMYLCSAGYAPNREHTILATSLGIDWPAEHPIILSERDAAAQTLEEARAAGLLPTWEDTRAFVDDLRRRVPAHSR
- a CDS encoding sugar transferase is translated as MRLSDSITTLTANNQPCEVDGRALLAPAPGRRVNALRAWQRGYARWLVCSDTVVAVAVVLLAQGLRFGSVTGESLALYSNVDYAFVSAAVLAGWLAALAVQHSRAPQVLGHGLEEYRRVWTATLAVFAIVALVSSVFRLEIARGYLALALPLGLVALTVNRMLARRYVATQRRKGRFANSVLAVGHLSSARALVKSLARQPEDGYRVVGVCVPGGNGVQIPAVEGIPTYQHEGDIIGAVLSSGADTVALTSGHLDPDEIRDLSWQLEKLDVDLLVSPGIVDVAGPRLMVRPVGGLPLIHLDKPQYEGAKRFQKRAFDVCFAALALLAVAPVMLVAALAIKLTSRGPVFYRSERIGLDGQPFEMIKFRSMVVDADRRVAELAAQSDGNGVLFKMRRDPRVTPVGRWMRRYSIDELPQFINVLRREMSIVGPRPPLPTEVDRYDHQVRRRMLVPPGITGLWQVSGRSDLSWEDSVRLDLSYVENWSMVGDLVIVASTVKAVVLGSGAY
- a CDS encoding glutamate-1-semialdehyde 2,1-aminomutase gives rise to the protein MTTDRSFAQSNRVQARLHDVVPGGAHTYARGSDQYPENMSPVLVRGAGCHVWDADGNEYVEYGMGLRAVTLGHGYPPVTEAVRAAITDGVSFSRPTVHELAAAEDFLRLVPGADMVKFAKNGSDVTTAAVRLARAVTGRVKVAICDQPFFSTDDWFIGTTAMSAGIPDHAVRDTVRFAYNDVTSLADVLAGNDVACVVMEAATATAEPHPGYLEEVRRLCDRTGTLLVFDEMITGFRWSAGGAQAVYGVTPDLSCWGKAMGNGFPLSALAGRREFMELGGLRTDRDRVFLLSTTHGPETSSLAAFRAVVRAYTEAAPGDDPVARMERAGRLLADGVTRSAAEHGLSQYVQVVGRPSCLVFVTRDADQVPSQAFRTLFLQELLHRGVLGQSFVTSAAHTEADVAYTIDAVDGALDMYCKAIDQRSVAGLLAGRPVAPAVRRSAAPRNLPAFESGPRQG